In a single window of the Anaerocolumna cellulosilytica genome:
- a CDS encoding multicopper oxidase domain-containing protein, whose protein sequence is MDNQFGYQIVHRADAAIWESRIIAPDMEIASYTKEYNLRHFHLIAQPVLHNILTDLTIDALGYNGVTPGPLIIIKQGEWIYLTLENRLDEPTGLSIHGLTIPNLLNNTFHMNQRFQPVKPGECYTYKFLCWQSGTYFYQSSQDFQVSMGMMGAFIVLPKDQDISDGIIPDQDYILLMQQWDIPQPQMGQIYPGVYKPDKFHRHPNYFTINGKCFPDTSPLYFRYGNKIRIRFVTKAGENQYMHFHGHNFMIANVNGFSRSDFMDDTIDLASGRRTDIDLIADNPGTWTLIGTKTFQQSNNGVAPGGFISKILYI, encoded by the coding sequence ATGGATAATCAATTTGGATATCAAATCGTACATCGTGCAGATGCTGCTATTTGGGAATCCCGTATTATCGCCCCGGATATGGAGATAGCCTCCTACACCAAGGAGTACAATCTTAGACATTTTCACCTTATCGCTCAGCCGGTTTTGCATAATATATTAACTGATTTGACCATTGATGCCTTAGGCTATAATGGTGTAACACCCGGTCCATTGATTATCATCAAACAAGGGGAATGGATTTACCTTACTTTAGAAAACAGATTGGATGAGCCAACAGGCTTGTCCATTCATGGTTTGACAATTCCGAATCTGCTAAATAATACCTTTCATATGAACCAACGTTTTCAACCAGTAAAACCCGGTGAATGCTATACTTATAAATTCCTATGTTGGCAAAGCGGTACTTATTTTTATCAATCTAGTCAAGACTTTCAAGTATCTATGGGTATGATGGGGGCATTTATTGTTTTACCAAAAGATCAGGATATCAGTGATGGTATAATCCCGGATCAGGATTATATCCTGTTAATGCAACAATGGGATATTCCGCAGCCCCAAATGGGGCAAATATATCCAGGTGTTTATAAACCGGACAAATTTCACAGGCACCCTAATTATTTCACAATTAACGGAAAATGCTTTCCGGATACCTCACCACTATATTTTCGCTATGGCAATAAAATACGTATCCGCTTTGTAACGAAAGCTGGCGAAAATCAATATATGCATTTTCACGGACACAATTTTATGATTGCCAATGTTAATGGATTTTCCAGAAGTGATTTTATGGATGACACCATAGACCTTGCCTCTGGCAGAAGAACTGACATTGACTTAATAGCTGATAACCCTGGTACATGGACCTTAATAGGAACAAAGACATTTCAGCAGTCGAACAACGGAGTTGCACCCGGTGGCTTTATATCTAAAATACTCTATATCTAA
- a CDS encoding glycosyl hydrolase family 18 protein gives MEIHVVQPGDTLTSIAAQYGVTRERLIVDNELPNPDNLLVGQSIIALTPEVTHTVVEGDTLYQIANQYGVTPTQILQNNPWLANQEGLIPGDNLVIRFQRDEVLGNIIINGYAYTFIDRTVLRKTLPFLTYLSVFTYGFTPEGELNTIDDEELIQLALDYGVAPLMVLAPMDASGSFSNEIAHQMFINPEAQDRLVNNILANIQTKGYQGLDIDFEFVLPEDRQLFIDFISRAKAKLEPEGYIVTVALAPKTSAGQVGLLYQAHDYPVIGGIADKVLLMTYEWGYTFGPPMATAPLNSVRRVLEYGISEIDPDKILMGIPNYAYDWALPFVRGETKAESLSNVAALERGVENGVTIQFDEDSQTPFYYYTAPDSREHVVWFEDARSMNAKYRLIPEYGLSGSGIWQIMNFFPQSWIVVTQLFNITKV, from the coding sequence ATGGAAATACATGTCGTACAGCCTGGCGATACCTTGACTTCAATCGCCGCACAATATGGAGTCACACGTGAAAGGCTCATTGTAGATAATGAACTGCCAAACCCAGATAATTTATTAGTTGGGCAAAGTATCATTGCTTTAACTCCAGAAGTAACCCATACCGTTGTAGAGGGCGACACTTTGTACCAAATAGCTAATCAATACGGCGTCACACCTACTCAGATTTTACAAAACAACCCCTGGCTTGCAAACCAGGAGGGATTAATCCCCGGGGATAACTTAGTTATTCGTTTTCAACGCGATGAAGTTTTAGGTAATATTATTATTAATGGATATGCTTATACCTTTATAGACCGTACTGTTCTAAGAAAAACACTCCCTTTTCTTACGTACCTTTCTGTTTTTACTTATGGGTTTACTCCGGAAGGTGAACTTAATACAATCGATGACGAAGAGTTGATTCAGCTTGCTCTTGATTACGGTGTTGCCCCTCTAATGGTGCTCGCCCCAATGGACGCCAGTGGTTCTTTTAGTAATGAAATTGCCCATCAAATGTTCATTAATCCGGAAGCTCAAGACCGGCTTGTTAATAACATTCTTGCTAATATTCAGACAAAGGGATACCAAGGACTAGATATTGATTTCGAGTTTGTATTACCAGAAGACAGACAATTATTCATAGATTTCATATCAAGAGCAAAAGCCAAACTAGAACCCGAAGGCTATATTGTTACCGTAGCACTAGCACCAAAAACTTCGGCAGGCCAAGTTGGACTCTTATATCAGGCTCATGATTATCCCGTTATTGGTGGAATTGCAGATAAAGTGCTGTTAATGACCTATGAGTGGGGATATACATTTGGCCCTCCCATGGCAACAGCTCCCCTAAATAGTGTACGCAGAGTACTTGAATACGGTATATCTGAAATTGATCCTGATAAAATATTGATGGGAATTCCTAATTATGCATATGATTGGGCGCTGCCCTTTGTCAGAGGTGAAACAAAAGCGGAATCCTTAAGTAACGTTGCTGCATTAGAGCGTGGTGTTGAAAACGGCGTTACCATTCAATTCGATGAAGACTCACAAACACCATTTTACTATTATACTGCTCCTGACAGCAGGGAGCATGTTGTATGGTTTGAGGATGCCAGAAGTATGAATGCAAAATATCGATTAATACCAGAATATGGACTAAGTGGTTCAGGAATCTGGCAGATTATGAATTTTTTCCCACAGAGCTGGATTGTAGTAACACAACTTTTTAATATTACCAAGGTTTAA
- a CDS encoding MarR family winged helix-turn-helix transcriptional regulator — protein MSKNLDKDIKNQLSDNFPHEEALKLDNQLCFALYVCSKEIIKKYKPLLDPLDLTYTGYIALLALWEKDEITVKELGNRLFLDSGTLTPLLKKLESQGFVTRIRSMDDERSVVIKLTDTGRNLKEQAFHIPQDLICSIDFSLDNTMGFMSTLHTLMEQITGKNDY, from the coding sequence ATGAGTAAAAACCTTGATAAAGATATCAAAAATCAACTTTCCGATAATTTTCCCCATGAGGAAGCACTAAAGCTTGACAATCAGCTTTGTTTTGCTCTTTACGTCTGCTCAAAGGAAATCATAAAAAAATATAAACCTCTGTTAGACCCTCTCGATTTGACCTATACAGGTTATATAGCTTTACTTGCACTTTGGGAAAAAGATGAAATCACAGTAAAAGAACTGGGCAATAGGCTCTTTTTAGATTCCGGCACCCTAACACCCCTTTTAAAGAAGTTGGAAAGTCAGGGATTTGTTACCAGAATCCGAAGCATGGACGATGAACGCAGTGTTGTAATCAAACTCACTGATACAGGGCGCAACTTAAAAGAGCAAGCTTTTCATATTCCACAAGACTTAATCTGCTCTATCGATTTTAGTCTAGATAATACCATGGGCTTCATGTCTACGCTCCATACTCTTATGGAGCAGATAACTGGAAAAAATGATTATTAA
- a CDS encoding glutathione peroxidase: MSVYDFSVLNIAEEEVSLKKYEGQVLLIINSATKCGFTPQYDELQDLYEKYSKDGFVILDFPCNQFGNQAPGTNEEILSFCDAKFGITFPMFSKIEVNGEEAHPLFQYLVKEKGFGGFNEDHELSALLNNMLSGKDPDYDKKPSIKWNFTKFLIDRNGNVVERFEPTESISVVEDKIKSLL; encoded by the coding sequence ATGAGTGTTTATGATTTTAGTGTTTTAAATATCGCAGAAGAGGAAGTTTCATTAAAAAAATACGAGGGACAGGTACTACTCATTATCAATTCAGCAACAAAATGCGGCTTTACGCCTCAATACGATGAACTACAGGATTTATATGAAAAATATAGCAAAGATGGTTTTGTTATTCTGGATTTTCCTTGCAACCAGTTTGGAAACCAGGCTCCTGGTACGAATGAAGAAATCCTAAGTTTTTGTGATGCAAAATTTGGTATAACCTTTCCTATGTTTTCAAAAATTGAGGTAAATGGGGAGGAGGCACATCCTCTATTCCAATATCTTGTGAAAGAAAAAGGATTTGGTGGATTTAATGAAGATCATGAATTGTCAGCTTTATTAAATAATATGTTATCCGGTAAAGATCCGGATTATGATAAAAAGCCAAGTATAAAGTGGAATTTTACTAAATTTCTAATTGATAGAAATGGAAATGTTGTTGAAAGATTCGAACCAACGGAGTCTATATCTGTTGTAGAAGATAAAATAAAAAGCTTGTTGTAG
- a CDS encoding ammonium transporter, whose amino-acid sequence MYSSANTIWVLIAAALVFFMQAGFAMVETGFTRAKNAGNIIMKNLMDFCLGTPIYWLLGFGIMFGGSSALIGGFDPFVRGDYSSILPDGVPLEAFLIFQTVFCATAATIVSGAMAERTKFSSYCIYSMVISAVVYPISGHWIWGGGWLAQRGFVDFAGSTAVHMVGGVAALVGAKILGPRIGKYDKNGISKAIPGHSLTLGALGVFILWFCWFGFNGGSTVSATGDESLVAMGHIFVTTNLSAAIATIVVMCATWIRYKKPDVSMTLNGSLAGLVAITAGCAVVSPVGAAIIGIIAGFAVMFGIEFIDKVLKIDDPVGAVGVHGVCGALGTILVGFFAQDGGLFYGGGVSLLGTQILGVVAVAAWVVVTMTVTFYIIKATVGLRVSKEEEILGLDIKEHGLTSAYADFMPSVDVTSEVQAAGMPVQLATPVEKAIPVSTVGYTPAADGVKMTKVVIIAKQSRFESLKQAMNAIGVTGMTVTNVLGCGMQKGSTEYYRGVPLEMNLLPKIKVEIVVCKVPVETVVQEAKKALYTGNIGDGKIFVYDVESVIKVRTGEVGCAALQDEE is encoded by the coding sequence ATGTATTCATCAGCAAATACGATTTGGGTTTTAATTGCAGCAGCACTTGTTTTTTTTATGCAGGCTGGATTTGCAATGGTTGAGACTGGTTTTACGAGGGCTAAAAATGCCGGTAATATTATTATGAAAAATTTAATGGATTTTTGTTTAGGAACTCCGATTTATTGGCTCTTGGGATTTGGTATTATGTTTGGAGGAAGCAGTGCATTAATTGGGGGCTTTGATCCATTCGTTAGAGGAGACTATTCTTCTATTTTGCCGGATGGTGTACCTCTAGAAGCGTTTTTAATTTTTCAGACTGTTTTCTGTGCAACAGCAGCAACTATCGTATCTGGAGCAATGGCAGAAAGAACAAAGTTTTCATCTTACTGTATCTATAGTATGGTAATTAGTGCAGTGGTTTATCCTATTTCTGGACATTGGATTTGGGGAGGCGGCTGGTTGGCACAAAGGGGATTTGTTGATTTTGCCGGTTCTACAGCAGTTCACATGGTAGGTGGAGTTGCAGCCTTGGTTGGAGCAAAAATATTAGGGCCTCGTATTGGAAAGTATGATAAAAACGGCATATCAAAGGCTATACCGGGACACAGCCTAACACTTGGTGCGTTGGGAGTATTTATTCTCTGGTTCTGTTGGTTTGGATTTAATGGCGGATCAACCGTATCTGCAACAGGAGATGAGTCTCTCGTTGCCATGGGGCATATTTTTGTTACAACAAATCTATCAGCAGCAATTGCAACCATAGTAGTAATGTGCGCTACTTGGATTCGTTATAAAAAACCAGATGTGTCAATGACCTTAAATGGCTCTCTGGCAGGGTTAGTTGCTATTACCGCAGGCTGTGCAGTTGTATCTCCGGTTGGAGCTGCCATTATCGGTATTATAGCAGGTTTTGCTGTAATGTTTGGAATTGAATTCATTGATAAGGTATTAAAAATAGATGACCCGGTTGGAGCAGTTGGCGTTCATGGTGTCTGTGGTGCATTAGGTACTATACTGGTAGGTTTTTTTGCACAGGATGGAGGTTTATTTTACGGTGGCGGAGTATCTTTGCTAGGGACTCAGATTCTAGGTGTAGTTGCGGTTGCGGCATGGGTCGTTGTTACAATGACAGTTACTTTCTACATTATTAAAGCTACCGTGGGATTGAGAGTCTCCAAAGAAGAAGAGATTCTTGGTCTAGATATCAAGGAGCATGGATTAACAAGTGCCTATGCAGACTTTATGCCCAGCGTAGATGTAACTTCAGAGGTTCAAGCAGCAGGAATGCCTGTACAGCTTGCAACACCTGTTGAAAAAGCAATTCCCGTATCTACAGTCGGCTATACACCGGCTGCAGACGGAGTTAAGATGACGAAAGTTGTTATTATTGCAAAGCAAAGCAGATTTGAAAGTTTAAAACAGGCAATGAATGCAATCGGTGTTACAGGTATGACTGTAACCAATGTCCTTGGTTGTGGTATGCAAAAAGGTTCAACTGAGTACTACCGTGGTGTTCCATTGGAAATGAATTTGCTTCCAAAAATTAAGGTTGAAATTGTAGTTTGCAAAGTGCCGGTTGAAACGGTAGTTCAGGAAGCCAAGAAAGCCCTTTATACAGGCAACATTGGTGACGGTAAGATATTTGTTTATGATGTGGAAAGTGTTATAAAAGTACGGACTGGTGAAGTGGGCTGTGCCGCTCTTCAGGATGAAGAATAA
- a CDS encoding GntR family transcriptional regulator, with protein sequence MEFDNNIPIYIQVIEDIKKDIVRGVLELGEKLPSGRDLAMKYKINPNTANRIYKEMEAEELCFTKRGLGTFVTEDIDKLKQIREEMAGTLLENFLEGMKHLGFSKEDIKHLIDVKYDEK encoded by the coding sequence ATGGAATTTGATAATAATATACCAATTTATATTCAGGTTATAGAGGATATAAAAAAGGATATTGTGCGAGGAGTCTTGGAGTTGGGTGAGAAGCTTCCCTCCGGAAGGGATTTGGCAATGAAGTATAAGATAAACCCGAATACTGCTAATCGCATCTATAAGGAAATGGAAGCAGAGGAACTGTGTTTTACAAAACGAGGCTTAGGAACTTTTGTAACGGAGGATATAGATAAGTTGAAACAGATACGCGAAGAAATGGCCGGAACTCTTTTAGAGAATTTTCTGGAAGGAATGAAGCATTTAGGGTTTTCAAAAGAGGATATCAAACATCTGATAGATGTAAAATATGATGAGAAATAA
- a CDS encoding ABC transporter ATP-binding protein — MILQSNNLVKKYMSKTAVNGITLDIEAGKVYALLGPNGSGKTTWMKMVAGLVKPTSGTITYKGISIGIESKSKIAYMSTEPFFYNYMTVKDVGKYYKDFFSDFDEKRYEELIERMELSMKDKAKSLSSGMAAKLKIAATMARKAELYMLDEPLNGIDIIARERIITTILEVTGEEATLIISSHLVDELEKIIDNAIFVKKGTIAMNGEAEELRLAHGKSIVELYKEVYA; from the coding sequence ATGATTTTACAAAGTAATAATCTTGTGAAAAAATATATGAGTAAAACTGCTGTTAACGGCATTACGCTGGATATTGAGGCCGGTAAAGTATATGCGTTACTAGGGCCCAATGGCAGCGGAAAAACCACCTGGATGAAGATGGTAGCAGGACTGGTTAAGCCAACCAGTGGAACGATTACCTATAAAGGCATCTCTATTGGAATCGAATCCAAAAGTAAGATTGCATATATGTCTACAGAGCCTTTCTTTTACAATTATATGACAGTTAAGGATGTGGGCAAATATTACAAAGACTTCTTTTCAGATTTTGATGAAAAACGATATGAAGAACTGATTGAACGTATGGAATTATCTATGAAGGACAAAGCAAAGAGCTTATCCTCCGGTATGGCCGCTAAATTAAAAATCGCCGCCACTATGGCTAGAAAAGCAGAACTCTATATGCTGGATGAACCTTTAAATGGTATTGATATAATTGCCAGAGAGAGAATTATCACTACAATTCTTGAGGTAACGGGTGAGGAAGCCACTCTTATTATATCCTCACATTTAGTAGATGAATTGGAAAAAATCATTGACAATGCTATCTTTGTTAAAAAAGGAACCATTGCAATGAACGGAGAGGCAGAAGAACTCCGCTTAGCTCATGGCAAATCTATAGTTGAATTATATAAAGAAGTATATGCATAA
- a CDS encoding extracellular solute-binding protein has translation MKRTKEPKMFVILLLIFATLSNTFHNPSNIIHAETNRDISNFIEQLDNVSTQGMGYQEYISRYDNTKKPNAVYTIEAKDYVRVEGMTVEEWTDYEKMEGISVYTEESGFIEYEVMIETEGFYELAMLYYPVEGKSASIQRGIFIDGEFPYKELNLVEFSRIWVDSVDQWEKDNRGNDLKPTQREAPEWITSYCYDSNGYETNRLSVYLTVGKHTITLYSRREPMLLRKIILSNSQKLKTYSQLMVTNEAFNKNNSIGKTVRIEAEDANRKSSQMLYPTQDKSSPAVFPYNAKELRNNTVGNNSNWRLLGQWLEWDFEIEESGYYYITLHAKQNFVRGIYTSRKISIDGKVPFEEMNDYGFYYHSDWNMITLGSKEKEPYLFYLEAGKHTLRMEVVLGDFSKLVSRVQDCILKLNSIYRKVIRITGVEPDKYRDYNIETNVPGLQEETAVLRDQLDEVLTGLKEVSGGTSNREAVLKTMRDQLDYISKDVERFTKVLGSYKINMSAMGTWISSALEQPLALDTIYVHSPDVKIRETNNSFWDKLRHSAKTLLYSFIIDYNSIGTVVDEDDTLKTITVWVGSGRDQANVLKSLIDESFTAAADINVNVMLVDMSTLLQATLSGQGPDVALQVGGDLPMNYGLRNAVVDLSAFNDLGEIKERFRESAMVPFQFERKTYALPETQTYLMMFYRKDILKELGLAIPTTWDDMKIALSVLSKNQMDLGMLPLTEQVFAMLLYQGGGEYYNSLGTASALDSDISINTFKEYCAFYTDYKLDKETSVSQRFRTGEAPLVISDFTLYNELQVSAPDLKGLWGFTMVPGTFNTAGNQKTVDHTVTGTGTAAVIMSASKEKEASWEFLKWWTSTEIQTQYGREMEALLGAAARYPTANIEAFRNLPWPSQDYEALMKQAEWLAGIPQVPGGYYSWRNINNAFYHVVSAEEKNKMQPREALTDFVRYINDEITFKRKEFGLITAE, from the coding sequence GTGAAAAGAACAAAAGAGCCAAAGATGTTTGTAATACTTTTGTTAATTTTTGCTACACTTAGCAATACTTTTCACAACCCTAGCAATATAATCCATGCTGAAACAAACAGGGATATTTCTAACTTCATAGAACAATTAGATAATGTTTCAACCCAGGGAATGGGATATCAGGAATATATTTCACGATATGACAATACTAAGAAGCCGAATGCTGTTTATACAATCGAGGCAAAAGATTATGTACGGGTTGAAGGTATGACAGTTGAGGAATGGACGGACTATGAAAAAATGGAAGGTATATCAGTTTATACTGAGGAAAGCGGTTTTATAGAATATGAAGTGATGATAGAGACAGAAGGATTTTATGAATTAGCTATGCTATACTACCCCGTAGAAGGAAAGAGTGCTTCTATTCAGAGAGGAATATTTATAGATGGTGAGTTCCCTTATAAAGAGTTAAATCTAGTTGAATTCTCAAGAATATGGGTAGACTCCGTTGACCAATGGGAAAAAGACAACAGAGGCAATGATTTAAAGCCAACTCAAAGAGAAGCACCGGAATGGATTACCAGCTATTGCTATGACAGCAATGGTTATGAAACAAATCGATTATCTGTATATCTAACAGTCGGTAAGCATACCATAACACTATATTCGAGAAGAGAGCCCATGCTCCTTCGAAAGATTATATTAAGCAATTCACAAAAATTAAAGACATATTCACAATTAATGGTCACAAATGAAGCTTTTAATAAGAATAATTCAATAGGAAAAACCGTGAGAATCGAGGCAGAAGATGCCAATCGGAAATCCTCACAGATGCTTTATCCTACTCAGGATAAATCCTCTCCGGCAGTATTTCCTTACAATGCAAAAGAACTTCGGAATAACACAGTCGGAAATAACAGCAACTGGAGACTGCTCGGACAGTGGCTGGAGTGGGATTTTGAAATAGAGGAAAGCGGGTATTATTACATAACCCTTCACGCAAAGCAAAATTTTGTAAGAGGTATATACACTTCCAGGAAGATAAGTATAGATGGGAAGGTACCTTTTGAGGAAATGAATGATTATGGTTTTTATTACCATAGTGATTGGAATATGATAACCCTTGGAAGTAAAGAAAAAGAACCTTACCTCTTTTATTTGGAGGCGGGAAAACATACTCTTCGCATGGAAGTGGTATTAGGAGACTTCTCAAAACTGGTGAGCCGGGTACAAGACTGTATCCTTAAGTTAAACTCCATATACCGGAAAGTAATTCGAATTACTGGTGTAGAGCCTGATAAGTATAGGGATTATAATATAGAAACTAACGTACCGGGTCTACAGGAAGAAACAGCCGTTTTAAGAGACCAACTGGATGAGGTTTTAACCGGACTTAAAGAAGTATCAGGAGGTACCAGTAACCGGGAAGCAGTACTAAAAACTATGAGGGATCAGTTAGACTATATTTCAAAGGATGTAGAACGTTTCACTAAAGTATTAGGTTCTTATAAAATAAATATGAGTGCCATGGGCACCTGGATAAGTTCTGCACTCGAGCAGCCATTAGCACTGGATACGATATATGTTCATTCGCCGGATGTAAAGATAAGGGAAACTAACAATTCCTTTTGGGATAAACTAAGGCATTCTGCGAAAACTTTATTATATTCCTTTATCATTGATTACAATTCCATTGGAACTGTGGTAGATGAGGATGACACGTTAAAAACTATTACTGTATGGGTAGGTTCCGGCAGAGATCAGGCAAATGTACTAAAATCCCTAATTGATGAGTCTTTTACGGCTGCGGCCGACATAAACGTTAACGTCATGTTGGTTGACATGAGTACTTTATTACAGGCAACTTTGTCAGGGCAGGGACCGGATGTTGCATTACAGGTAGGTGGAGATTTACCCATGAACTATGGCTTGCGAAATGCAGTTGTTGATTTGTCTGCGTTTAATGATTTAGGAGAAATTAAAGAAAGATTTAGGGAAAGTGCTATGGTACCTTTTCAATTTGAAAGAAAGACTTATGCACTTCCGGAAACCCAGACATATCTCATGATGTTCTATAGAAAAGATATCTTAAAAGAACTGGGTCTTGCTATACCTACAACCTGGGATGATATGAAGATAGCGTTGTCCGTTTTAAGTAAAAACCAGATGGATCTTGGTATGCTGCCGTTAACGGAACAAGTTTTTGCCATGCTGCTCTATCAAGGGGGAGGAGAATATTATAATAGCTTAGGGACTGCCTCTGCATTAGACAGTGATATTTCCATTAATACATTTAAGGAATATTGTGCTTTTTACACAGATTATAAATTAGATAAAGAAACCAGTGTTTCCCAAAGGTTCCGCACAGGGGAAGCACCCTTGGTAATTTCAGACTTTACCTTGTATAACGAGTTACAAGTATCAGCACCTGACTTAAAGGGATTATGGGGCTTTACAATGGTGCCGGGTACCTTTAATACAGCAGGTAATCAAAAAACGGTAGACCATACAGTAACAGGTACCGGTACGGCTGCCGTAATTATGAGTGCATCAAAAGAAAAAGAAGCCTCCTGGGAATTTTTAAAATGGTGGACGTCAACAGAGATTCAAACTCAATATGGCAGGGAAATGGAGGCACTTCTAGGTGCAGCAGCTCGTTATCCGACAGCGAATATAGAGGCATTCCGGAATCTGCCTTGGCCCTCTCAGGACTATGAGGCTCTAATGAAGCAGGCAGAATGGTTAGCCGGAATTCCTCAAGTTCCTGGTGGTTATTATTCCTGGCGTAATATTAATAATGCCTTTTACCATGTAGTGTCGGCAGAAGAGAAAAACAAGATGCAGCCCCGGGAAGCTTTAACGGATTTTGTAAGGTATATTAATGATGAAATAACCTTTAAACGTAAAGAATTTGGATTAATAACAGCAGAATAG
- a CDS encoding carbohydrate ABC transporter permease, producing MSKKTTKTTNNEWSLLNQIKRSKTSYIMLAPYFILFFLFTILPVITSIVFSFTNFNMLELPEFVGWDNYIRLLLDDDIFKTAIRNTLIFAVITGPVSYFMCLIFAWIINEFKGKVRALLTLIFYAPSISGNAFVIWLIILSGDRYGYLNGFLMRWDFISEPILWLKTEKYVLPLLIIVQLWLSLGTGFLTFIAGLQTVDKTLYEAAAVDGVKNRWQELFYVTLPSMKPQLMFGAVMQITQSFAVADISIQLAGNPSINYAGTTIVTHLLDFGTFRYEMGYSSAIASVLFLFMIGTNKLVQRLLRKVGS from the coding sequence ATGAGTAAGAAAACAACAAAAACTACAAATAATGAATGGTCCCTGTTAAACCAAATTAAGCGCAGCAAGACATCATATATCATGCTTGCACCCTATTTCATACTATTTTTCCTGTTTACAATATTACCGGTTATTACTTCTATTGTTTTTAGCTTTACCAATTTTAATATGTTAGAACTGCCAGAATTCGTTGGATGGGATAATTACATTCGATTATTGTTAGATGATGATATCTTTAAAACAGCGATCCGAAACACCTTGATTTTTGCTGTTATTACAGGACCAGTCAGTTATTTTATGTGTTTAATCTTTGCTTGGATTATTAATGAATTCAAGGGTAAGGTAAGGGCACTTTTAACACTGATATTTTATGCTCCCTCCATCTCTGGTAATGCCTTTGTTATATGGTTAATTATTCTCTCTGGTGATCGTTATGGGTATCTAAATGGTTTTCTCATGCGATGGGACTTTATCAGTGAACCCATCTTATGGTTAAAAACAGAAAAATACGTACTGCCACTTCTAATTATTGTTCAATTGTGGCTAAGCCTTGGTACCGGCTTTTTAACCTTTATAGCGGGACTTCAAACAGTAGATAAAACGTTATATGAAGCAGCAGCAGTAGATGGAGTAAAGAATCGATGGCAGGAGCTTTTCTATGTAACCCTGCCATCTATGAAACCCCAGCTAATGTTTGGTGCTGTCATGCAGATTACCCAGTCTTTTGCTGTGGCAGACATATCCATTCAACTGGCAGGCAATCCAAGTATAAACTACGCAGGAACAACCATTGTAACCCATCTTCTCGACTTTGGTACTTTCCGCTATGAGATGGGATATTCCTCTGCCATAGCCTCTGTTTTGTTTCTGTTTATGATTGGTACGAATAAACTGGTACAAAGACTGTTAAGAAAGGTGGGCAGTTAG
- a CDS encoding carbohydrate ABC transporter permease, translating into MKRDYSKPKKRLFHRQKTLNRSMAGNLTLFLFMAVCGVFMVLPLIMVVNNALKPLDELFRYPPKIFVRNPEFDNFSDLFVLMSNSWVPLSRYILNTVIITGGGTIGHVLFASLAAYPLAKHNFPGKNILFKIVVLSLMFSWQVTQIPNYMIISWLGINNTYLAVILPAFAYGLGLYLIKQFMEQIPDSLVESARLDGANEYRIFWAIIMPNVKPAWLTLAVLQFQSMWGNTGSTYLRSEQLKPLQYALQQIVNSGPARQGAAAVVTFIIAAIPITFFIICQSSIIETMTTSGMKE; encoded by the coding sequence ATGAAGCGAGACTACAGTAAACCTAAAAAGAGGTTGTTTCACCGTCAAAAAACCCTAAACCGTTCTATGGCGGGGAATCTTACTTTATTTTTATTTATGGCTGTCTGTGGTGTATTTATGGTACTCCCGCTCATTATGGTGGTAAACAATGCTCTAAAGCCTTTGGATGAATTGTTTCGTTATCCGCCTAAAATATTCGTAAGAAATCCAGAATTTGATAACTTCTCTGATTTATTTGTTCTTATGTCAAACTCCTGGGTACCCTTAAGCCGTTATATACTAAATACCGTTATTATTACCGGTGGCGGAACCATTGGCCATGTACTATTTGCTTCGCTTGCAGCTTATCCTCTGGCAAAACATAATTTTCCGGGAAAGAATATATTATTTAAAATAGTAGTATTATCTTTAATGTTCTCCTGGCAGGTTACCCAAATACCTAATTATATGATTATCTCCTGGCTTGGAATTAATAATACGTATCTGGCAGTCATACTTCCGGCATTTGCCTATGGCTTGGGATTATATCTTATCAAACAGTTTATGGAGCAAATTCCTGACTCCTTAGTAGAATCTGCAAGACTTGATGGAGCCAATGAGTACCGCATATTCTGGGCCATTATTATGCCCAATGTCAAACCAGCATGGTTAACCCTGGCTGTTTTACAATTTCAAAGCATGTGGGGAAATACCGGAAGTACATATTTACGAAGTGAACAGCTCAAACCCCTGCAATATGCCTTACAGCAGATTGTAAACAGCGGACCCGCAAGACAAGGGGCAGCTGCGGTGGTAACTTTTATTATAGCTGCCATTCCAATCACCTTCTTTATTATCTGTCAGAGCAGTATCATCGAAACCATGACCACATCGGGCATGAAAGAATAA